In one window of Candidatus Hydrogenedentota bacterium DNA:
- a CDS encoding RNHCP domain-containing protein — MKPSNSRNPSPRPFIGILFKCCHVYARVYLNHDGTAYAGHCPKCAASLTVKAGPGGSDQRFWTAE; from the coding sequence ATGAAGCCTTCGAATTCGAGAAACCCTTCTCCACGCCCTTTCATCGGCATCTTGTTCAAGTGCTGTCACGTCTACGCGCGCGTCTACCTCAATCACGATGGAACGGCCTACGCCGGACACTGCCCCAAATGTGCCGCTTCGCTTACCGTGAAAGCAGGACCGGGCGGCAGCGATCAACGGTTCTGGACCGCCGAATAG
- a CDS encoding right-handed parallel beta-helix repeat-containing protein, whose translation MRRSVFHLSVLAALLGSVFSAHAATYYVAPRGLDSNAGSRNAPFKTIQKAADVMQAGDVCVIREGVYRETVKPAHSGEPGKPIVFRAYRGERVVVSGADEVGGLKPEDSVLRAPVTEPFEQLFVDGQLMNPARWPNATLDVMTPAWAEADAETNANTIVDKELPALDFTGAMLHILPGSKWVSWTRPVKEFEAGTHKLKFEGNWSQDSAHAVNKGTRYFAYGVASLLDAPGEWYWDAASKTVSLIPPDSAKSHTPRVEVKRRLYAFDLSGLSYIEVDGINAFAATFNLADAAYCVVDNCHVRYASHVAQCEGWGTAAHTNSGILVGGHDNVVRRSSVVFSAGNGVTLVGENNAVTDCVVRNVDYAAVDCGAIWAEGRGNIISHNTLSDCGRSVIVHRTLKAGRIEYNDIANAGRLTTDLGATYCFGTDGEGTVIAYNWVHDNRAEHVGVGIYIDNNSSNFLIHHNVSWNNPDSGIRLNTPSINNRVYNNTVLQNGDSVNYWGADNNKEQPGCVLVNNIFTDEVRLGDGIDAHHNYSGTEPGVVGVKLNDFRLGSTSPCVNAGVVVDGVTDGFKGSAPDLGAYERGVKAWRPGHTWGEPKDFSKADARADERMKPWRDNWGHHPPRSKPAPHAPARGSSHGTVGGNARR comes from the coding sequence ATGAGAAGGAGTGTATTTCATCTCTCGGTGTTGGCAGCTCTACTTGGCAGCGTGTTTTCTGCTCACGCGGCGACGTATTACGTCGCGCCGCGAGGTCTCGATTCGAATGCGGGTTCGCGTAACGCGCCGTTCAAGACGATTCAGAAAGCGGCGGATGTGATGCAGGCGGGAGACGTGTGTGTGATTCGCGAAGGCGTCTATCGCGAGACCGTGAAGCCTGCGCATTCGGGTGAACCTGGCAAGCCTATCGTGTTTCGTGCGTATCGCGGCGAGCGCGTCGTTGTGAGCGGCGCGGATGAAGTGGGAGGTTTGAAGCCGGAAGACAGTGTGTTGCGAGCGCCGGTCACGGAGCCCTTTGAGCAGCTTTTTGTGGACGGCCAGTTGATGAACCCTGCGCGGTGGCCCAACGCGACGCTTGATGTGATGACACCGGCTTGGGCCGAAGCGGACGCGGAAACGAACGCGAACACCATCGTCGACAAGGAACTCCCCGCACTCGATTTCACCGGTGCCATGCTTCACATTCTTCCGGGAAGCAAGTGGGTCTCCTGGACCCGACCTGTCAAGGAATTTGAAGCGGGCACTCACAAGCTGAAATTCGAGGGGAACTGGAGTCAAGACTCCGCCCACGCGGTCAACAAGGGGACCCGCTATTTCGCTTATGGAGTGGCGTCGTTGTTGGACGCGCCGGGCGAGTGGTATTGGGACGCCGCGAGCAAGACTGTGTCGCTGATACCGCCCGACTCTGCGAAATCGCATACACCACGCGTGGAAGTGAAGCGCCGTTTGTATGCGTTTGACCTGAGCGGCCTATCGTATATCGAGGTCGATGGCATCAACGCATTCGCCGCAACATTCAATCTCGCCGATGCCGCGTACTGCGTTGTCGATAATTGCCACGTGCGCTACGCGTCACACGTCGCTCAGTGCGAAGGATGGGGCACGGCGGCGCACACGAATAGCGGCATCCTTGTCGGCGGTCACGACAACGTCGTGCGCCGGAGTTCTGTCGTGTTCAGCGCGGGGAACGGAGTCACGTTGGTCGGCGAAAACAACGCCGTCACGGACTGCGTGGTGCGCAACGTCGACTACGCGGCCGTGGACTGCGGCGCGATTTGGGCGGAGGGCCGCGGTAACATCATTTCGCACAACACGCTCTCGGATTGCGGGCGCAGCGTGATTGTGCACCGCACATTGAAGGCGGGCCGTATCGAGTACAACGACATCGCGAACGCGGGCAGGCTCACCACCGACCTCGGCGCGACGTACTGTTTCGGTACGGACGGCGAAGGCACCGTCATCGCCTACAATTGGGTTCACGACAACCGCGCGGAACACGTGGGCGTGGGCATCTACATCGACAACAACTCCTCGAACTTTCTGATTCATCACAATGTGTCGTGGAACAATCCCGACAGCGGAATTCGTCTCAACACGCCTTCCATCAACAATCGCGTCTACAACAACACGGTGCTTCAGAACGGGGATAGCGTCAATTACTGGGGCGCGGACAACAACAAGGAACAGCCGGGTTGTGTGCTCGTAAACAACATCTTTACCGATGAGGTTCGACTCGGCGACGGCATCGACGCGCACCACAACTACTCCGGCACGGAGCCCGGCGTCGTCGGTGTGAAGTTGAACGACTTCCGGCTGGGCAGCACGTCGCCGTGTGTAAATGCGGGTGTCGTAGTGGATGGCGTAACGGACGGATTCAAAGGCAGCGCACCCGATCTCGGCGCATACGAGCGAGGTGTCAAGGCATGGCGCCCCGGCCACACGTGGGGCGAGCCAAAAGACTTCAGCAAAGCGGATGCACGAGCCGATGAGCGCATGAAACCATGGCGCGACAATTGGGGGCATCACCCTCCGAGATCGAAACCCGCGCCGCATGCGCCTGCGCGCGGCTCTTCTCATGGGACCGTTGGCGGGAACGCGAGAAGATAA